In Asterias rubens chromosome 10, eAstRub1.3, whole genome shotgun sequence, the following proteins share a genomic window:
- the LOC117295733 gene encoding cotranscriptional regulator FAM172A-like, producing the protein MDEMSQQAADDSQQTQEVVDSQMSVDQDGQESQSQMDTSTDDVEPSPQCSSPIPKQPKMHHEENPVLTTDSHVPKETEQDNGLVQNGNEVGSEESVKEKEVQLVPEKEEAQGKVEEAEGLDKKDEGLEKLKEDEGLEKVKEDQGLEQKDLSDSDMDEDEEDGTQFPKTLAEFNYAFNKEGRLRHIVNEEQGFKFDVRRNDHRYNQMHYEALGEVITEHIYELLETEAGLKKVYLDDNENEGSGFVFMSENALTTTDKLLILIHGSGVVRAGQWARRLIINDCLDSGTQIPYIQRAMKEGYEVLVMNTNDNFYIDSDGRRIWKEGSSSPNEHGLTVWDKFVANTPVKHVAIVAHSYGGVVTMDLATKKLESFGKVFAIAFTDSVHFMSRDRRLDTIYSWFVENAVNWVSSNKPLDTVIDDMGYDCKRVSAGTMKHEETSHYSIDSIFQFLATKEGEVKNIKPLNPRPEVAEPEVKETSDEVRKDVETEKTELKEEFSQGQETENGPADTQV; encoded by the exons ATGGATGAGATGTCGCAACAAGCGGCTGACGATTCTCAGCAAACACAAGAAGTAGTAGACTCTCAGATGTCTGTAGATCAAGATGGACAAG aGTCCCAGTCTCAGATGGATACTTCTACAGATGATGTTGAGCCATCGCCTCAATGTTCATCTCCGATTCCTAAACAACCTAAGATGCATCATGAAGAAAATCCAGTGTTAACTACAGACTCGCATGTACCAAAAGAGACTGAACAAGACAATGGTCTGGTCCAGAATGGGAATGAAGTAGGGAGTGAAGAGAGTGTGAAAGAGAAGGAGGTACAGCTGGTACCAGAAAAGGAGGAAGCACAAGGGAAGGTGGAGGAGGCGGAAGGACTGGACAAGAAAGATGAAGGACTTGAGAAGTTGAAAGAAGACGAGGGATTGGAGAAGGTGAAGGAAGACCAAGGACTTGAGCAGAAAGATCTCAGCGATTCAGACATGGATGAGGATGAGGAGGATGGAACGCAGTTTCCTAAAACCCTGGCAGAGTTCAATTATGCATTTAACAAAG AGGGTAGACTTAGACACATTGTAAATGAAGAACAAGGTTTTAAGTTTGACGTCAGGAGAAACGACCATCGCTACAACCAGATGCATTATGAGGCACTTGGTGAAGTCATTACTGAACACATCTATGAGCTTCTAGAAACAGAGGCTGGACTGAAGAAAGTTTAT CTTGATGACAATGAGAATGAAGGGAGTGGCTTTGTCTTCATGAGTGAGAATGCTCTAACGACGACCGATAAACTCTTGATATTAATTCATGGTAGTGGAGTTGTTCGAGCCGGCCAGTGGGCACGACGCCTCATCATTAATGACTGCTTGGATAGTGGTACACAAATACCTTACATTCAGAGAGCTATGAAG GAAGGTTATGAGGTTCTGGTGATGAATACGAATGACAATTTCTATATTGACAGTGATGGTCGGAGAATATGGAAAGAG GGAAGCTCCAGCCCAAATGAGCATGGACTTACTGTCTGGGATAAGTTTGTGGCCAACACTCCAGTTAAACACGTTGCCATAGTAGCACACAGCTATGGAGGGGTGGTAACAATGGATTTA gcaaCAAAAAAACTGGAAAGCTTTGGGAAGGTTTTTGCCATCGCCTTCACTGATTCCGTTCACTTCATGAGCCGGGATCGGAGGTTGGACACTATCTACTCATGGTTTGTTGAG AATGCAGTGAATTGGGTGTCATCCAATAAACCACTAGACACTGTTATTGATGATATGGGTTATGATTGCAAGAGAGTTTCAGCAG GTACAATGAAGCATGAAGAAACGTCTCACTACAGCATCGACTCCATCTTCCAGTTCCTTGCAACTAAAGAAGGCGAGGTTAAAAACATCAAACCCTTAAACCCTCGTCCAGAAGTTGCTGAACCAGAAGTTAAAGAAACGTCTGATGAAGTAAGGAAGGATGTAGAGACAGAAAAGACCGAGTTGAAGGAAGAGTTCAGCCAGGGACAGGAAACAGAGAATGGACCAGCTGACACACAAGTCTAA